A window of Cryptomeria japonica chromosome 3, Sugi_1.0, whole genome shotgun sequence contains these coding sequences:
- the LOC131037374 gene encoding splicing factor U2af large subunit B isoform X2, translated as MADFDGRYDGNGENYDDYPKQDSPYDVFEDKDIQRQHSSRDSERERAKSKEKDRERDRDRDKDRDRERHRDHYRDRVEREDRGRGRTEDRERHRSHDYDRHRDHDRDRERRHRHRSHSRSRGKSRHRSKSRSRSRSRSKSKRTSGFDMAPPGAATMMTGSALAGQTAGISQPVPGMFPNMFPFGNTQFGGLPVMPVQAMTQQATRHARRVYVGGLPPMANEQTIATYFSRVMAAIGGNTAGPGDAVVNVYINHEKKFAFVEMRTVEEASNAMALDGIMFESVSVRVRRPSDYNPSLAAALGPSQPSPHLNLAAVGLTPGYDSTVGGAEGPDRIFVGGLPYYFTEPQIRELLESFGPLRGFDLVKDRDTGNSKGYGFCVYQDPAVTDIACAALNGLKMGDKTLTVRRATASGQPKPDQENVLAQAQQHIALQKLVLQVGAFGPPEIPTKVVCLTQVVSPDELRDDDEFEEILEDMREECGKHGSVVNLVIPRPEPSGQSTPGVGKVFVEYSDTDGSAKAKTSLNGRKFGGNIVVAVYYPEDKFSRGEYE; from the exons ATGGCTGACTTCGACGGGAGGTATGATGGAAATGGTGAGAATTACGACGATTATCCCAAACAAGACTCGCCTTACGATGTTTTCGAAGACAAGGACATTCAGCGCCAG CATTCCTCACGTGATTCAGAAAGAGAAAGGGCAAAGAGCAAAGAGAAAGACCGGGAGAGGGATAGAGACAGGGATAAGGACAGGGACAGGGAACGGCATAGGGACCACTACAGGGACCGTGTTGAGAGGGAAGACAGAGGTAGAGGGCGAACTGAGGATCGTGAGCGCCACAGGAGTCATGATTACGATAG GCATCGCGATCATGACCGTGATAGAGAACGGAGACATAGACATAGATCACATTCTCGCTCAAGGGGAAAGTCAAGACATCGATCCAAGTCCCGTTCCCGCTCACGCTCGCGCTCCAAAAG CAAACGAACAAGTGGTTTTGACATGGCACCTCCTGGTGCTGCAACCATGATGACCGGGTCAGCTTTGGCAG GTCAAACTGCAGGAATATCACAGCCTGTGCCGGGAATGTTTCCTAACATGTTTCCATTTGGGAACACTCAG TTTGGAGGTCTCCCTGTAATGCCTGTACAAGCAATGACACAGCAG GCCACTCGGCATGCAAGGCGTGTATATGTTGGTGGGCTTCCTCCAATGGCTAATGAGCAG ACTATAGCCACATATTTTAGTCGGGTTATGGCTGCCATTGGAGGAAATACTGCAGGGCCAG GTGATGCAGTTGTAAATGTCTATATTAACCATGAAAAGAAGTTTGCTTTTGTGGAGATGCGCACGGTTGAAGAAGCTAGCAACGCTATGGCCCTGGATGGCATCATGTTTGAG AGTGTTTCTGTACGCGTGAGGAGGCCAAGTGACTACAATCCCTCCTTGGCAGCAGCACTGGGTCCAAGCCAACCCAGTCCCCACCTTAATCTGGCTGCTGTTGGTCTGACACCGGG CTATGACAGTACTGTTGGGGGAGCTGAAGGGCCTGATCGTATTTTTGTTGGTGGCTTGCCATATTACTTTACAGAACCACAAATACGGGAGCTGTTGGAATCTTTTGG GCCACTTCGAGGATTTGATCTTGTTAAAGATAGAGATACTGGCAATTCAAAAGGTTATGGGTTTTGCGTCTACCAG GATCCAGCCGTGACAGACATTGCATGTGCTGCCCTAAATGGACTTAAAATGGGAGATAAAACTTTGACTGTTCGCCGTGCTACAGCCAG TGGTCAACCAAAACCAGACCAAGAGAATGTCTTAGCCCAGGCTCAACAACACATAGCTTTACAG AAGCTTGTACTTCAAGTTGGGGCTTTTGGACCTCCAGAAATACCTACAAAAGTTGTTTGCTTGACACAG GTGGTGTCACCTGATGAGCTGAGGGATGACGATGAATTTGAAGAAATATTGGAAGATATGAGAGAAGAATGTGGGAAACATG GATCTGTGGTCAATCTTGTAATTCCACGGCCTGAACCAAGTGGTCAATCTACCCCAGGTGTTGGGAAG GTCTTTGTTGAATACTCGGATACTGATGGTTCTGCGAAAGCCAAAACTTCACTGAATGGAAGGAAGTTTGGTGGCAATATTGTTGTGGCAGTATACTATCCAGAAGACAAATTTTCAAGGGGCGAGTACGAATAA
- the LOC131037374 gene encoding splicing factor U2af large subunit B isoform X1, whose translation MADFDGRYDGNGENYDDYPKQDSPYDVFEDKDIQRQHSSRDSERERAKSKEKDRERDRDRDKDRDRERHRDHYRDRVEREDRGRGRTEDRERHRSHDYDRHRDHDRDRERRHRHRSHSRSRGKSRHRSKSRSRSRSRSKSKRTSGFDMAPPGAATMMTGSALAGQTAGISQPVPGMFPNMFPFGNTQFGGLPVMPVQAMTQQATRHARRVYVGGLPPMANEQTIATYFSRVMAAIGGNTAGPGDAVVNVYINHEKKFAFVEMRTVEEASNAMALDGIMFESVSVRVRRPSDYNPSLAAALGPSQPSPHLNLAAVGLTPGYDSTVGGAEGPDRIFVGGLPYYFTEPQIRELLESFGPLRGFDLVKDRDTGNSKGYGFCVYQDPAVTDIACAALNGLKMGDKTLTVRRATASSGQPKPDQENVLAQAQQHIALQKLVLQVGAFGPPEIPTKVVCLTQVVSPDELRDDDEFEEILEDMREECGKHGSVVNLVIPRPEPSGQSTPGVGKVFVEYSDTDGSAKAKTSLNGRKFGGNIVVAVYYPEDKFSRGEYE comes from the exons ATGGCTGACTTCGACGGGAGGTATGATGGAAATGGTGAGAATTACGACGATTATCCCAAACAAGACTCGCCTTACGATGTTTTCGAAGACAAGGACATTCAGCGCCAG CATTCCTCACGTGATTCAGAAAGAGAAAGGGCAAAGAGCAAAGAGAAAGACCGGGAGAGGGATAGAGACAGGGATAAGGACAGGGACAGGGAACGGCATAGGGACCACTACAGGGACCGTGTTGAGAGGGAAGACAGAGGTAGAGGGCGAACTGAGGATCGTGAGCGCCACAGGAGTCATGATTACGATAG GCATCGCGATCATGACCGTGATAGAGAACGGAGACATAGACATAGATCACATTCTCGCTCAAGGGGAAAGTCAAGACATCGATCCAAGTCCCGTTCCCGCTCACGCTCGCGCTCCAAAAG CAAACGAACAAGTGGTTTTGACATGGCACCTCCTGGTGCTGCAACCATGATGACCGGGTCAGCTTTGGCAG GTCAAACTGCAGGAATATCACAGCCTGTGCCGGGAATGTTTCCTAACATGTTTCCATTTGGGAACACTCAG TTTGGAGGTCTCCCTGTAATGCCTGTACAAGCAATGACACAGCAG GCCACTCGGCATGCAAGGCGTGTATATGTTGGTGGGCTTCCTCCAATGGCTAATGAGCAG ACTATAGCCACATATTTTAGTCGGGTTATGGCTGCCATTGGAGGAAATACTGCAGGGCCAG GTGATGCAGTTGTAAATGTCTATATTAACCATGAAAAGAAGTTTGCTTTTGTGGAGATGCGCACGGTTGAAGAAGCTAGCAACGCTATGGCCCTGGATGGCATCATGTTTGAG AGTGTTTCTGTACGCGTGAGGAGGCCAAGTGACTACAATCCCTCCTTGGCAGCAGCACTGGGTCCAAGCCAACCCAGTCCCCACCTTAATCTGGCTGCTGTTGGTCTGACACCGGG CTATGACAGTACTGTTGGGGGAGCTGAAGGGCCTGATCGTATTTTTGTTGGTGGCTTGCCATATTACTTTACAGAACCACAAATACGGGAGCTGTTGGAATCTTTTGG GCCACTTCGAGGATTTGATCTTGTTAAAGATAGAGATACTGGCAATTCAAAAGGTTATGGGTTTTGCGTCTACCAG GATCCAGCCGTGACAGACATTGCATGTGCTGCCCTAAATGGACTTAAAATGGGAGATAAAACTTTGACTGTTCGCCGTGCTACAGCCAG CAGTGGTCAACCAAAACCAGACCAAGAGAATGTCTTAGCCCAGGCTCAACAACACATAGCTTTACAG AAGCTTGTACTTCAAGTTGGGGCTTTTGGACCTCCAGAAATACCTACAAAAGTTGTTTGCTTGACACAG GTGGTGTCACCTGATGAGCTGAGGGATGACGATGAATTTGAAGAAATATTGGAAGATATGAGAGAAGAATGTGGGAAACATG GATCTGTGGTCAATCTTGTAATTCCACGGCCTGAACCAAGTGGTCAATCTACCCCAGGTGTTGGGAAG GTCTTTGTTGAATACTCGGATACTGATGGTTCTGCGAAAGCCAAAACTTCACTGAATGGAAGGAAGTTTGGTGGCAATATTGTTGTGGCAGTATACTATCCAGAAGACAAATTTTCAAGGGGCGAGTACGAATAA
- the LOC131037374 gene encoding splicing factor U2af large subunit B isoform X4 — protein MADFDGRYDGNGENYDDYPKQDSPYDVFEDKDIQRQHSSRDSERERAKSKEKDRERDRDRDKDRDRERHRDHYRDRVEREDRGRGRTEDRERHRSHDYDRHRDHDRDRERRHRHRSHSRSRGKSRHRSKSRSRSRSRSKSKRTSGFDMAPPGAATMMTGSALAGQTAGISQPVPGMFPNMFPFGNTQFGGLPVMPVQAMTQQATRHARRVYVGGLPPMANEQTIATYFSRVMAAIGGNTAGPGDAVVNVYINHEKKFAFVEMRTVEEASNAMALDGIMFESVSVRVRRPSDYNPSLAAALGPSQPSPHLNLAAVGLTPGTVGGAEGPDRIFVGGLPYYFTEPQIRELLESFGPLRGFDLVKDRDTGNSKGYGFCVYQDPAVTDIACAALNGLKMGDKTLTVRRATASGQPKPDQENVLAQAQQHIALQKLVLQVGAFGPPEIPTKVVCLTQVVSPDELRDDDEFEEILEDMREECGKHGSVVNLVIPRPEPSGQSTPGVGKVFVEYSDTDGSAKAKTSLNGRKFGGNIVVAVYYPEDKFSRGEYE, from the exons ATGGCTGACTTCGACGGGAGGTATGATGGAAATGGTGAGAATTACGACGATTATCCCAAACAAGACTCGCCTTACGATGTTTTCGAAGACAAGGACATTCAGCGCCAG CATTCCTCACGTGATTCAGAAAGAGAAAGGGCAAAGAGCAAAGAGAAAGACCGGGAGAGGGATAGAGACAGGGATAAGGACAGGGACAGGGAACGGCATAGGGACCACTACAGGGACCGTGTTGAGAGGGAAGACAGAGGTAGAGGGCGAACTGAGGATCGTGAGCGCCACAGGAGTCATGATTACGATAG GCATCGCGATCATGACCGTGATAGAGAACGGAGACATAGACATAGATCACATTCTCGCTCAAGGGGAAAGTCAAGACATCGATCCAAGTCCCGTTCCCGCTCACGCTCGCGCTCCAAAAG CAAACGAACAAGTGGTTTTGACATGGCACCTCCTGGTGCTGCAACCATGATGACCGGGTCAGCTTTGGCAG GTCAAACTGCAGGAATATCACAGCCTGTGCCGGGAATGTTTCCTAACATGTTTCCATTTGGGAACACTCAG TTTGGAGGTCTCCCTGTAATGCCTGTACAAGCAATGACACAGCAG GCCACTCGGCATGCAAGGCGTGTATATGTTGGTGGGCTTCCTCCAATGGCTAATGAGCAG ACTATAGCCACATATTTTAGTCGGGTTATGGCTGCCATTGGAGGAAATACTGCAGGGCCAG GTGATGCAGTTGTAAATGTCTATATTAACCATGAAAAGAAGTTTGCTTTTGTGGAGATGCGCACGGTTGAAGAAGCTAGCAACGCTATGGCCCTGGATGGCATCATGTTTGAG AGTGTTTCTGTACGCGTGAGGAGGCCAAGTGACTACAATCCCTCCTTGGCAGCAGCACTGGGTCCAAGCCAACCCAGTCCCCACCTTAATCTGGCTGCTGTTGGTCTGACACCGGG TACTGTTGGGGGAGCTGAAGGGCCTGATCGTATTTTTGTTGGTGGCTTGCCATATTACTTTACAGAACCACAAATACGGGAGCTGTTGGAATCTTTTGG GCCACTTCGAGGATTTGATCTTGTTAAAGATAGAGATACTGGCAATTCAAAAGGTTATGGGTTTTGCGTCTACCAG GATCCAGCCGTGACAGACATTGCATGTGCTGCCCTAAATGGACTTAAAATGGGAGATAAAACTTTGACTGTTCGCCGTGCTACAGCCAG TGGTCAACCAAAACCAGACCAAGAGAATGTCTTAGCCCAGGCTCAACAACACATAGCTTTACAG AAGCTTGTACTTCAAGTTGGGGCTTTTGGACCTCCAGAAATACCTACAAAAGTTGTTTGCTTGACACAG GTGGTGTCACCTGATGAGCTGAGGGATGACGATGAATTTGAAGAAATATTGGAAGATATGAGAGAAGAATGTGGGAAACATG GATCTGTGGTCAATCTTGTAATTCCACGGCCTGAACCAAGTGGTCAATCTACCCCAGGTGTTGGGAAG GTCTTTGTTGAATACTCGGATACTGATGGTTCTGCGAAAGCCAAAACTTCACTGAATGGAAGGAAGTTTGGTGGCAATATTGTTGTGGCAGTATACTATCCAGAAGACAAATTTTCAAGGGGCGAGTACGAATAA
- the LOC131037374 gene encoding splicing factor U2af large subunit B isoform X5 codes for MGVATMAFMYNRRINAPVLMDPCSSSTGNYCLFGQTAGISQPVPGMFPNMFPFGNTQFGGLPVMPVQAMTQQATRHARRVYVGGLPPMANEQTIATYFSRVMAAIGGNTAGPGDAVVNVYINHEKKFAFVEMRTVEEASNAMALDGIMFESVSVRVRRPSDYNPSLAAALGPSQPSPHLNLAAVGLTPGYDSTVGGAEGPDRIFVGGLPYYFTEPQIRELLESFGPLRGFDLVKDRDTGNSKGYGFCVYQDPAVTDIACAALNGLKMGDKTLTVRRATASSGQPKPDQENVLAQAQQHIALQKLVLQVGAFGPPEIPTKVVCLTQVVSPDELRDDDEFEEILEDMREECGKHGSVVNLVIPRPEPSGQSTPGVGKVFVEYSDTDGSAKAKTSLNGRKFGGNIVVAVYYPEDKFSRGEYE; via the exons ATGGGCGTGGCCACTATGGCTTTTATGTACAACCGAAGAATCAATGCACCGGTTTTGATGGATCCTTGTTCGTCTTCAACCGGCAACTATTGCCTTTTTG GTCAAACTGCAGGAATATCACAGCCTGTGCCGGGAATGTTTCCTAACATGTTTCCATTTGGGAACACTCAG TTTGGAGGTCTCCCTGTAATGCCTGTACAAGCAATGACACAGCAG GCCACTCGGCATGCAAGGCGTGTATATGTTGGTGGGCTTCCTCCAATGGCTAATGAGCAG ACTATAGCCACATATTTTAGTCGGGTTATGGCTGCCATTGGAGGAAATACTGCAGGGCCAG GTGATGCAGTTGTAAATGTCTATATTAACCATGAAAAGAAGTTTGCTTTTGTGGAGATGCGCACGGTTGAAGAAGCTAGCAACGCTATGGCCCTGGATGGCATCATGTTTGAG AGTGTTTCTGTACGCGTGAGGAGGCCAAGTGACTACAATCCCTCCTTGGCAGCAGCACTGGGTCCAAGCCAACCCAGTCCCCACCTTAATCTGGCTGCTGTTGGTCTGACACCGGG CTATGACAGTACTGTTGGGGGAGCTGAAGGGCCTGATCGTATTTTTGTTGGTGGCTTGCCATATTACTTTACAGAACCACAAATACGGGAGCTGTTGGAATCTTTTGG GCCACTTCGAGGATTTGATCTTGTTAAAGATAGAGATACTGGCAATTCAAAAGGTTATGGGTTTTGCGTCTACCAG GATCCAGCCGTGACAGACATTGCATGTGCTGCCCTAAATGGACTTAAAATGGGAGATAAAACTTTGACTGTTCGCCGTGCTACAGCCAG CAGTGGTCAACCAAAACCAGACCAAGAGAATGTCTTAGCCCAGGCTCAACAACACATAGCTTTACAG AAGCTTGTACTTCAAGTTGGGGCTTTTGGACCTCCAGAAATACCTACAAAAGTTGTTTGCTTGACACAG GTGGTGTCACCTGATGAGCTGAGGGATGACGATGAATTTGAAGAAATATTGGAAGATATGAGAGAAGAATGTGGGAAACATG GATCTGTGGTCAATCTTGTAATTCCACGGCCTGAACCAAGTGGTCAATCTACCCCAGGTGTTGGGAAG GTCTTTGTTGAATACTCGGATACTGATGGTTCTGCGAAAGCCAAAACTTCACTGAATGGAAGGAAGTTTGGTGGCAATATTGTTGTGGCAGTATACTATCCAGAAGACAAATTTTCAAGGGGCGAGTACGAATAA
- the LOC131037374 gene encoding splicing factor U2af large subunit B isoform X3 encodes MADFDGRYDGNGENYDDYPKQDSPYDVFEDKDIQRQHSSRDSERERAKSKEKDRERDRDRDKDRDRERHRDHYRDRVEREDRGRGRTEDRERHRSHDYDRHRDHDRDRERRHRHRSHSRSRGKSRHRSKSRSRSRSRSKSKRTSGFDMAPPGAATMMTGSALAGQTAGISQPVPGMFPNMFPFGNTQFGGLPVMPVQAMTQQATRHARRVYVGGLPPMANEQTIATYFSRVMAAIGGNTAGPGDAVVNVYINHEKKFAFVEMRTVEEASNAMALDGIMFESVSVRVRRPSDYNPSLAAALGPSQPSPHLNLAAVGLTPGTVGGAEGPDRIFVGGLPYYFTEPQIRELLESFGPLRGFDLVKDRDTGNSKGYGFCVYQDPAVTDIACAALNGLKMGDKTLTVRRATASSGQPKPDQENVLAQAQQHIALQKLVLQVGAFGPPEIPTKVVCLTQVVSPDELRDDDEFEEILEDMREECGKHGSVVNLVIPRPEPSGQSTPGVGKVFVEYSDTDGSAKAKTSLNGRKFGGNIVVAVYYPEDKFSRGEYE; translated from the exons ATGGCTGACTTCGACGGGAGGTATGATGGAAATGGTGAGAATTACGACGATTATCCCAAACAAGACTCGCCTTACGATGTTTTCGAAGACAAGGACATTCAGCGCCAG CATTCCTCACGTGATTCAGAAAGAGAAAGGGCAAAGAGCAAAGAGAAAGACCGGGAGAGGGATAGAGACAGGGATAAGGACAGGGACAGGGAACGGCATAGGGACCACTACAGGGACCGTGTTGAGAGGGAAGACAGAGGTAGAGGGCGAACTGAGGATCGTGAGCGCCACAGGAGTCATGATTACGATAG GCATCGCGATCATGACCGTGATAGAGAACGGAGACATAGACATAGATCACATTCTCGCTCAAGGGGAAAGTCAAGACATCGATCCAAGTCCCGTTCCCGCTCACGCTCGCGCTCCAAAAG CAAACGAACAAGTGGTTTTGACATGGCACCTCCTGGTGCTGCAACCATGATGACCGGGTCAGCTTTGGCAG GTCAAACTGCAGGAATATCACAGCCTGTGCCGGGAATGTTTCCTAACATGTTTCCATTTGGGAACACTCAG TTTGGAGGTCTCCCTGTAATGCCTGTACAAGCAATGACACAGCAG GCCACTCGGCATGCAAGGCGTGTATATGTTGGTGGGCTTCCTCCAATGGCTAATGAGCAG ACTATAGCCACATATTTTAGTCGGGTTATGGCTGCCATTGGAGGAAATACTGCAGGGCCAG GTGATGCAGTTGTAAATGTCTATATTAACCATGAAAAGAAGTTTGCTTTTGTGGAGATGCGCACGGTTGAAGAAGCTAGCAACGCTATGGCCCTGGATGGCATCATGTTTGAG AGTGTTTCTGTACGCGTGAGGAGGCCAAGTGACTACAATCCCTCCTTGGCAGCAGCACTGGGTCCAAGCCAACCCAGTCCCCACCTTAATCTGGCTGCTGTTGGTCTGACACCGGG TACTGTTGGGGGAGCTGAAGGGCCTGATCGTATTTTTGTTGGTGGCTTGCCATATTACTTTACAGAACCACAAATACGGGAGCTGTTGGAATCTTTTGG GCCACTTCGAGGATTTGATCTTGTTAAAGATAGAGATACTGGCAATTCAAAAGGTTATGGGTTTTGCGTCTACCAG GATCCAGCCGTGACAGACATTGCATGTGCTGCCCTAAATGGACTTAAAATGGGAGATAAAACTTTGACTGTTCGCCGTGCTACAGCCAG CAGTGGTCAACCAAAACCAGACCAAGAGAATGTCTTAGCCCAGGCTCAACAACACATAGCTTTACAG AAGCTTGTACTTCAAGTTGGGGCTTTTGGACCTCCAGAAATACCTACAAAAGTTGTTTGCTTGACACAG GTGGTGTCACCTGATGAGCTGAGGGATGACGATGAATTTGAAGAAATATTGGAAGATATGAGAGAAGAATGTGGGAAACATG GATCTGTGGTCAATCTTGTAATTCCACGGCCTGAACCAAGTGGTCAATCTACCCCAGGTGTTGGGAAG GTCTTTGTTGAATACTCGGATACTGATGGTTCTGCGAAAGCCAAAACTTCACTGAATGGAAGGAAGTTTGGTGGCAATATTGTTGTGGCAGTATACTATCCAGAAGACAAATTTTCAAGGGGCGAGTACGAATAA